In the genome of Elusimicrobiaceae bacterium, one region contains:
- the rlmD gene encoding 23S rRNA (uracil(1939)-C(5))-methyltransferase RlmD codes for MSRVLPPEEQETLKVTAERFVPGGESVCETERGNKKVLVPYAATGDVLEIKTTGTNSKAMHEGTILHVLQHGHGRTEPECPLHFTPGKTFWCGGCDFGHLTYDEQLKAKFEIVEESFRRAGLANIAVRKPLASPVDKRYRNKNQIPVVHKADGRVLTGFYQPGTHRIVPFEDCIVQPKLTIEILRVLRELVSKAGWSTYDIDSGRGWLKHFFIRTNSKSEAVVVLVASSGDAPGIEQIVRKLTRAVPAVVSVYLNVQIEKTPVVLGHEWIHLHGKSLLTETLCGMEFMMYPGSFLQVNNRAAEKMFNIVGDFLAMGEKTPFLYDIYCGVGVIGLLHCNGYERLIGIEENQGAVACAYKNAENNHIENASFIAGKAETVFAADIYSKLSRTATVIVDPPRKGCNIALLTRFKHPSIRKIIYVSCNPETFARDAQVLMTCGFDLKIVQPIDMFPQTAHIELITYFERS; via the coding sequence ATGAGCCGGGTTCTGCCGCCGGAAGAACAGGAAACCCTTAAGGTAACCGCGGAACGGTTCGTTCCGGGCGGCGAATCCGTTTGTGAAACCGAACGCGGCAACAAAAAAGTGCTCGTGCCTTATGCAGCGACAGGCGACGTGCTCGAAATAAAGACCACTGGCACCAATTCCAAAGCGATGCACGAGGGCACGATCCTGCATGTGCTCCAGCACGGGCATGGGCGCACCGAACCGGAATGCCCGCTCCATTTCACGCCCGGAAAGACTTTCTGGTGCGGCGGCTGCGATTTCGGACATCTCACCTATGACGAGCAGCTGAAAGCCAAATTTGAAATCGTGGAGGAGTCGTTCCGGCGGGCGGGTCTCGCGAACATAGCGGTCCGCAAGCCGCTTGCCTCCCCGGTGGACAAACGCTACCGCAACAAAAACCAGATACCGGTAGTGCACAAGGCCGACGGCCGGGTGCTTACCGGGTTCTACCAGCCGGGCACGCATCGCATCGTACCGTTTGAGGACTGCATCGTGCAGCCCAAACTCACCATCGAGATCCTGCGCGTGTTGCGCGAACTGGTGTCAAAAGCGGGCTGGTCCACTTACGATATTGACTCCGGGCGCGGCTGGCTCAAGCACTTTTTCATCCGCACCAACTCCAAAAGCGAGGCGGTGGTGGTGCTGGTGGCCTCTTCCGGAGACGCGCCGGGGATAGAGCAGATAGTCCGGAAACTGACCCGCGCGGTGCCGGCTGTAGTTTCGGTTTACCTCAACGTGCAGATCGAGAAAACGCCCGTCGTGCTGGGGCATGAATGGATTCACCTGCACGGCAAATCGCTGCTCACGGAAACGCTGTGCGGGATGGAGTTCATGATGTACCCCGGCTCGTTTCTGCAGGTAAACAACCGCGCCGCCGAAAAAATGTTCAACATTGTAGGCGATTTTCTGGCGATGGGCGAAAAAACGCCGTTTCTGTATGACATTTACTGCGGCGTGGGCGTGATCGGGCTTCTGCACTGCAACGGGTACGAGCGACTGATAGGGATTGAGGAAAATCAGGGCGCAGTCGCCTGCGCGTACAAAAACGCGGAAAACAATCACATTGAGAACGCGTCGTTCATAGCGGGCAAGGCGGAAACGGTTTTCGCGGCCGACATCTACAGCAAGCTCAGCCGCACCGCCACCGTGATTGTGGATCCGCCGCGCAAAGGCTGCAACATCGCGCTGCTGACGCGGTTTAAGCATCCGTCCATCCGCAAGATCATCTATGTATCATGCAATCCAGAAACATTCGCGCGGGACGCGCAGGTGCTGATGACCTGCGGGTTCGACCTGAAAATTGTCCAGCCGATAGACATGTTTCCGCAGACGGCGCACATTGAACTGATCACTTATTTCGAACGCAGCTAG
- the pbpC gene encoding penicillin-binding protein 1C yields MKPPAGRKTAVLCAAAGIFLSAAALFIWPARPAPPPGPADYSVTVAAAGGEPLRRYLSAAGCYSAPVKLADVPAWALLAFLAAEDRRFLEHPGVDVRAIARALWQNARAGKTVSGASTITQQLARAITPRERTVPGKLREMARALWLERGMTKQEILQRYLNTVNFSNNAAGIGAASELFFELAPQRLTLSQSAFLAGIPQSPSRYDPVRHYAQALRRRDAVLGRMLAAGYIDRALYESALSEKIIIRKRSAGFFAPQFCDFALRRYAADARGRRPPDGKIRTSIDFELQRGLERAVGSYIKKLRDKNVTNAALVALDNKTGGVLAWVGSADYFSERNSGQVDGVTALRQPGSALKPFVYGLALERGWRASDRLADSPAVFAHGFSPENYDRRFHGPVSVRQALACSYNIPAVYLAEQLGPDAVLKTLHDFGFDSLRLDARHYGAGLSLGNGEVTLLELANAYAALARGGEYLPWSVFGRRAGLPRRALDARAAYIITDILSDNHAREAAFSLDSPFNMPFPFAAKTGTSKDYKDNWAVGYTPGWTVAVWAGNFDASPMRRVSGVTGAGPLLRLAAFMLQRRYPSGGFARPAGLAEAEICPDSGRAAGHFCPATANELFYASRLPEAGCPVHKPEGMVTPARAFVKTVSVSFPKDGDVFVLEPAYPAASQEIKLQAATPCSAPVQWRVDGAAVSSSAGQAWWGLKPGAHSVYFTQECGGKTVKTRPARFRVIGYGEPVPEPDPGR; encoded by the coding sequence ATGAAACCGCCGGCTGGCAGGAAGACAGCCGTTTTATGCGCCGCGGCGGGGATTTTTTTGTCCGCCGCGGCGTTATTTATATGGCCGGCCCGGCCTGCGCCGCCGCCAGGGCCGGCGGATTATTCGGTCACCGTCGCGGCGGCCGGCGGCGAGCCTTTGCGCCGCTATCTGTCGGCGGCCGGCTGTTACAGCGCGCCGGTGAAGCTGGCGGACGTTCCGGCCTGGGCGCTGCTTGCGTTTCTGGCGGCGGAGGACAGGCGGTTTCTCGAACATCCCGGCGTGGACGTGCGCGCCATCGCCCGCGCCCTGTGGCAGAACGCGCGCGCCGGGAAAACCGTGTCGGGCGCGTCCACCATAACGCAGCAGCTGGCCCGTGCGATAACGCCGCGCGAACGCACGGTGCCGGGCAAGCTGCGCGAAATGGCGCGCGCCTTATGGCTGGAGCGCGGCATGACCAAGCAGGAGATACTTCAGCGGTATCTTAACACCGTTAACTTTTCAAATAACGCGGCGGGGATCGGTGCGGCCAGCGAACTGTTTTTTGAGCTGGCTCCGCAGCGGCTGACACTGTCGCAGTCGGCGTTTCTTGCCGGTATCCCGCAGAGCCCGAGCCGCTATGACCCGGTGCGCCATTACGCGCAAGCCCTGCGCCGGCGCGACGCGGTGCTGGGCAGAATGCTAGCCGCCGGCTACATAGACCGCGCGCTTTACGAATCCGCGTTAAGCGAGAAAATAATAATCCGCAAACGTTCCGCCGGGTTTTTCGCGCCGCAGTTCTGCGATTTCGCGCTGCGCCGGTATGCGGCGGACGCGCGGGGCCGCCGTCCGCCGGACGGGAAGATCCGTACCTCGATTGATTTTGAGCTCCAGCGCGGGCTGGAGCGCGCCGTCGGATCGTATATCAAAAAATTGCGTGATAAAAACGTCACCAACGCCGCGCTGGTCGCGCTTGACAACAAAACCGGCGGCGTGCTGGCGTGGGTCGGCTCGGCGGATTATTTCAGCGAGCGGAATTCCGGCCAGGTCGATGGCGTTACCGCTTTACGCCAGCCCGGTTCCGCGCTCAAGCCTTTTGTGTACGGACTTGCGCTTGAGCGCGGGTGGCGCGCGTCCGACCGGCTCGCCGATTCGCCCGCCGTTTTCGCGCACGGCTTCTCGCCTGAAAATTACGACAGGCGGTTTCACGGGCCGGTCAGTGTGAGGCAGGCGCTGGCCTGTTCCTATAATATTCCGGCGGTTTATCTGGCGGAGCAGCTCGGCCCGGATGCCGTGCTGAAAACACTGCATGATTTCGGGTTCGATTCTTTGCGGCTGGACGCCCGGCATTACGGCGCGGGCCTGAGCCTGGGCAACGGCGAGGTTACTCTGCTTGAGCTGGCTAACGCCTACGCCGCGCTTGCGCGCGGGGGGGAGTATCTGCCGTGGTCGGTGTTCGGGCGGCGCGCCGGCTTGCCGCGCCGCGCGCTGGACGCACGGGCGGCGTATATTATCACCGATATTCTGTCCGACAATCATGCACGGGAAGCGGCTTTTTCGCTTGATTCGCCGTTTAATATGCCGTTTCCTTTCGCCGCAAAAACCGGCACGAGCAAGGATTACAAGGACAACTGGGCGGTGGGGTACACGCCGGGGTGGACGGTGGCGGTCTGGGCGGGCAATTTCGACGCCAGCCCCATGCGCAGGGTTTCCGGCGTTACCGGAGCCGGCCCGCTGCTGAGGCTGGCGGCGTTTATGCTGCAGCGCAGGTATCCGTCCGGCGGGTTCGCGCGCCCGGCTGGTCTTGCCGAAGCGGAAATCTGTCCTGATTCGGGGCGCGCGGCCGGTCATTTCTGTCCGGCGACGGCAAACGAACTGTTTTACGCCAGTCGTTTGCCGGAGGCCGGCTGCCCGGTTCATAAACCAGAAGGCATGGTAACGCCGGCCCGCGCTTTTGTGAAAACGGTTTCGGTGTCGTTTCCGAAAGACGGGGACGTATTCGTGCTTGAACCCGCCTACCCCGCAGCTTCGCAGGAGATCAAACTGCAGGCCGCTACGCCGTGTTCAGCGCCCGTGCAGTGGCGGGTGGACGGCGCGGCAGTGTCCTCCAGCGCCGGGCAGGCGTGGTGGGGTTTGAAGCCCGGCGCGCATTCCGTGTATTTTACGCAGGAATGCGGCGGGAAAACCGTAAAAACCAGGCCGGCAAGATTCAGGGTGATAGGTTATGGCGAGCCTGTGCCGGAACCGGATCCGGGCAGATAA